The stretch of DNA CAAAATGTGAATGTAATTCATCAGTCTAATCAAAAGCAAGCTGCAGCTAGGAATACTGGATTGCGCGCAGCAAGAGGGACTTTTGTTGCGTTTGTGGATTCAGATGATTCCTTTTCTAACAAGTATTTTAAACGATTGTTTGAAAAATCATGTGATGCTGACTGGGTTATTTCAGGCATCGAACGCATATTTAAAGCAGGAACTGACAAAATTGATACTGCGTGTTTTAAGGATCTTAAAAGTTCTGATAAAATACTTAGTGCATACGCTAGTAGCAATACTGAAATGGATGCCGGAGTTTGGTCTAAACTGTATCGAAGAAAATTTCTTTTTAAGCATGAAATATTTTTTGAAAATGGAAATTTTTTTGAAGACAGTTTTTTTAATTTGAAAGTTATTGTGCATATCGATCCCCAAAGAATTCGATATATACAGCAGACATATTACAAACTGGTCAAACAGACAGGATCAACAACGACTCAATTTAATGCAAATATCGATAAACTTGCTGGAAATTATGTAAACCTATGTAAAGGATATTTATTGAATAGTGATTTAAGTGAAGATACAGTTGATACTGTAATTGATAATCTAATTGCTCGTACCTTGATTCACGTTATTCATCACCATATAAAATATGATGAGAATATAAAAAAATATCCAATAAAGAAAATAATAAAACGTTTCGTGTCGAGTAATTATATATTCACAAATAAATTGCCCAACTCATATCGAATTGCACTTTTAATGCTGAGGTTTTTCCCGAGTTTTTATTGTTATCTTTATAGAAGTAAGAAAGTTGGAAGAAAATGAAGTATGTTTTAAATGTGACCTATGGTGAAAAAAATAATGCAGGTAGCAAAGCTAAAGCAGACGTTACGGAAATATTAACCAAAAAGCTGCTGTTCAAGGCAATTCAGTTTCAACAATTAGAGTCGCGAGCTGAAAGAGTTCATTTAGGCTATTCTAAAATTAAACATGTTTTGGAAAATGTCCATTCTGGAGATACCTTGGTGATACAATATCCAACTTATAATGGACACACACTTGAAAGTTTACTTTTAAAAAAATTGCAAGCCAAGCATGTAAAACTCATTGCTTTTGTACATGATATTGATGTTTTACGGTACGAAAAAAAGATTTTCTATAAAAATGTTGCTTGGGAATGTCGATTACTTAATAAATTTGATGTAATTATTTCTCCTAATTCACGAATGACCCAATTATTAAAAAGAAATGGGCTAGTACGGCCAGTCGTTAATCTTCAAGTATATGATTATTTGCAAGAGCAGTCTTTCCCAATGAGATCCACGCAATTCCAAGCAATAAGTTTTGCAGGAAATCTGACAAAGTCAACATTTTTGAGTAAAGTTAAGATACCAACGGATTATTTGTTACATTTGTATGGAAACAAGCCCGATGCGAATGTGCTAGAAAATAAGCGTGTTAAATATCATGGCTCATTTAGTCCTGAAGAATTAATCAATGTGATGCCCAATGGTTTTGGTTTAGTTTGGGACGGACCGAATCCGCGAGAGCTCTCTGGAACTATGGGTAAATATCTTGGGTATAATAATCCACACAAAGTGTCCTTATATCTGTCTGCTGGTTTACCGATATTAATTAGTGATAAGGCAGCGATTTCTGATTTCATTATCTCCAATCATGTAGGAATTATCGTGAATAATCTGGACGAATTGGCGTTTACTTTGAAGCAAGTGTCCTCAAGTGACTTTTTAGTATTGCAAAAGAATGCTCAAAAGCTCGGGGGGAAGTTGCGTGAGGGGTACTATAGTCAATTGGCAGTACAGCAAGCGTTAAACATGTTGTAAAGGCTATCTGGAGGTTGTATTGAAAACTAGAAATTCTGCGTTTGAGCTGTTAAGAATAATAGCTATGTTTATGATTGTGCTGTATCATTCAGTGTTCTGGGGGCCGTTAAACCAGATCACTTCATTGTCAACGAATCGAATATTTGCTCAACTTTTTCTTGTAGGCGGAAAACTAGGTGTAAATCTATTCGTGATGATTAGCGGCTATTTTTTAGTAACTTCGAAGGCTAAAATTGAAAAAGTAATTCCAATGTGGAAACAAGTATTTACATATTCTGCTGGTTTTTTAGTAATTTTCTTTATGATTAATCGGGGTAATGTGAATATTAAATCATTACTGCGCGGCTTTTTCCCAATGGTGTTCAATGAATATTGGTTTGTAACCACTTATTTAATGTTATATATTTTGGCACCATATTTAAATAGATTGATTAAGTCACTTCCTAGCCGTTTCTTGTTGAGGCTAATAGTTATATTAACTGTAGTTATATCAATACTACCAAGTATTTTTCAGAACCAAATGGCGGTAAGTAACCTAGGATGGTTCATTTTATTATACATTATTGCTGCGTATCTGAGACTTTACGGAGTTCCTTCAAAGTTGATAGCAAGACACTTCAATGTCTGGTTTTTGGCTATTTCGGCGGCATTACTGTACGGCTCGATTATTATTATGGATCTTGCTAGTTTGAAGTTTACTGTTTTTAAGGGTAAAGAGTTACATTTTGCTGGGCAAGAATCGATTCTATTATTGTGTTTTTCGATTTCAATATTTATTTGGGTCATGAATATTACACCATTTAGCAATAAGTTCATTAATCGAGTTTCAGCATTAACTTTTGGTGTGTACCTAATTCATGACAATGAATTTATTAGGCCTCTTTTGTGGCAGCATTTAGTACCTGAAAAGTTATTGTTCCGTAGTTCCATGTATCCAATTAGTATTATTGGAATTACCGTGCTGATTTATATTATTACATCATTCATTGAATGGATACGTCAACAAGTTCATTTCCGGAAGCGAGGTTAGGCACATGAAGGTAGGCTTGGTTGTACCATATTTATCAGGGCATGGAGGAATGGAAACGGTCCTAAAAAGTTTCGTTGATCATTATGATGACTCAACTTTATCTGTTTGCTTCCCCCAAGGGGTACAAAGTACAGATTTTTTGACCGATATACTAAAGCAACGTTTAACAGTAAGAAAAGTTCCAAATAAGAAGCTTGTTAGACAAACCGTGGGTGTGTTCAATTTATCAAAATATATTTTGAAAACTGATGCAGATGTTATTATTTGTATGAGTTCTATGCTAATTAAATTGGTGGCTAAGCTAAGATCATTGTTTAAAAAACAATTTGCAATCGTATCATGGCTACATTTTTCTATTACTGATGAAGATGCACTGAATTATAATGATTTAAAGTTAGCTGATTTTCACTTTGCGATTAGTAGTGGAATAAAGAAGCAAATGGTCGCTAATAAAATATCAGCAAATAAAATATTTACAATCTATAATCCAATTTCAACGATGAACAATCATGTAATAGAGAAGAGTCATGATGGCGTGACTCGGTTTGCTTATATTGGGCGAATGATGTGGGAGAGACAAAAGAATTTAAAAGAGATGCTGACAAGTTTTAAAGACGTTAAAGGAAATTATATTGTATATATGATTGGTACCGGTAGTGAAAGTGACATGCACAAAATAAGTTCATATATCAAAGAAAATCATATGGATAATGTTATTCTCAAAGGGTGGCAACATAATCCGTGGGGTTCTGTGCCGGCTATTGATTACACTGTATTGACGTCAAAATTTGAGGGCTTTCCGATGGTTCTGGTTGAATCAATAGCTCGTGGAGTGCCAGTTATTTCTAGTAATTGTCCAACCGGACCGGATGACATTGTTAATAATAGTAATGGTGTGCTATATTCAGTTGGAAATACGATAGAGTTGCAAAGTATTTTACAAAACGCTATTGATAACAAAATTTCGTTTTTAGAAGATGAAGTTTTAAAAAGTGCGACTAAGTTTTCTAGCGATGTATATTATAAAAATGTGTCCACGGCGTTAACTAGAATAAGTAATAATTACTGATGTCTGTCATATTTTTAATCCGAAAACATATGATTGACCTGTTAATTGTTGACGTATCAACTATATCAAAAAAATAGCGACCAATTCCGGCAGTATGCACTGGTCCCTGTCAAGTTGACACTTGAAATAATATAAAATTTGTTTGTTCTATCTTGATTTATGAAATGGCTTGACTTCGGTATTCTACCAGAGTTTGACCATTGTTTCTTGTCGATCGAACGTAAGTACCTAATAACTG from Lactiplantibacillus brownii encodes:
- a CDS encoding glycosyltransferase; this encodes MDYDISVIVPVYNSEAHLKHCFSQFKNQILDEVRLEIIFVDDGSQDDSLSMLNVFAKENQNVNVIHQSNQKQAAARNTGLRAARGTFVAFVDSDDSFSNKYFKRLFEKSCDADWVISGIERIFKAGTDKIDTACFKDLKSSDKILSAYASSNTEMDAGVWSKLYRRKFLFKHEIFFENGNFFEDSFFNLKVIVHIDPQRIRYIQQTYYKLVKQTGSTTTQFNANIDKLAGNYVNLCKGYLLNSDLSEDTVDTVIDNLIARTLIHVIHHHIKYDENIKKYPIKKIIKRFVSSNYIFTNKLPNSYRIALLMLRFFPSFYCYLYRSKKVGRK
- a CDS encoding glycosyltransferase, translated to MKVGLVVPYLSGHGGMETVLKSFVDHYDDSTLSVCFPQGVQSTDFLTDILKQRLTVRKVPNKKLVRQTVGVFNLSKYILKTDADVIICMSSMLIKLVAKLRSLFKKQFAIVSWLHFSITDEDALNYNDLKLADFHFAISSGIKKQMVANKISANKIFTIYNPISTMNNHVIEKSHDGVTRFAYIGRMMWERQKNLKEMLTSFKDVKGNYIVYMIGTGSESDMHKISSYIKENHMDNVILKGWQHNPWGSVPAIDYTVLTSKFEGFPMVLVESIARGVPVISSNCPTGPDDIVNNSNGVLYSVGNTIELQSILQNAIDNKISFLEDEVLKSATKFSSDVYYKNVSTALTRISNNY
- a CDS encoding acyltransferase, whose protein sequence is MKTRNSAFELLRIIAMFMIVLYHSVFWGPLNQITSLSTNRIFAQLFLVGGKLGVNLFVMISGYFLVTSKAKIEKVIPMWKQVFTYSAGFLVIFFMINRGNVNIKSLLRGFFPMVFNEYWFVTTYLMLYILAPYLNRLIKSLPSRFLLRLIVILTVVISILPSIFQNQMAVSNLGWFILLYIIAAYLRLYGVPSKLIARHFNVWFLAISAALLYGSIIIMDLASLKFTVFKGKELHFAGQESILLLCFSISIFIWVMNITPFSNKFINRVSALTFGVYLIHDNEFIRPLLWQHLVPEKLLFRSSMYPISIIGITVLIYIITSFIEWIRQQVHFRKRG